Proteins encoded within one genomic window of Xiphophorus maculatus strain JP 163 A chromosome 11, X_maculatus-5.0-male, whole genome shotgun sequence:
- the zpld1 gene encoding zona pellucida-like domain-containing protein 1 gives MHVLTFDFYCVTGTEMEHIFWIFFIFCQIFSVGAQFNGYNCDSNFHSRFPAERDISVYCGVQTITLKVNFCPVLFSGYTDSDLALNGRHGDAHCRGFINNNTFPTVVIFSISLATLESCGNALVVSTAQGPNAYGNLSLVQIGNISGYIDTPDPPTIISYLPGLLYKYSCSYPLEYLVNNTQLASSSAAISVKESNGTFISTLNLLLYNDSSYIQQLTIPVAGLTLKTRVFAAVKATNLDRRWNVLMDYCYTTPSGNPNDELRYDLFFSCDKDPQTTVLENGKSQMGRFAFEVFRFVKHKNQKMSTVFLHCVTKLCRADDCPMLMPICGSKKKRAISEGKQSSKSPGNAVLTAGPIITRSDQTPSNNSHLALLNAPEFHINTVTSILISGVIILSVISICFFLFSLLPKGRSSPVTTVSGVRNTAFN, from the exons ATGCATGTGCTTacctttgatttttattgtgttacaGGTACTGAAATGGAACATATATTTtggatcttttttattttttgccagaTCTTTTCAGTGGGAGCTCAGTTCAATGGATACAACTGTGATTCCAACTTCCATAGTCGCTTCCCTG CTGAGCGGGATATCAGTGTGTACTGTGGGGTTCAAACTATCACTCTTAAGGTCAACTTTTGTCCAGTACTTTTCTCTGGCTACACTGATTCAGATTTGGCTCTAAATGGTCGTCATGGAGATGCACATTGTCGAGGATTTATTAATAACAACACATTTCCTACTGTTGTGATCTTTAGTATTAGCTTGGCAACATTGGAGTCATGTGGAAATGCCCTGGTG GTGTCCACAGCTCAGGGACCCAATGCCTATGGAAATCTCTCTCTGGTGCAAATTGGAAACATATCAGGTTATATTGATACCCCAGATCCACCTACTATCATCAGCTATCTCCCAGGTTTACTCTACAAATACAGTTGCAGTTATCCTCTGGAGTACCTGGTCAACAACACACAGCTGGCCTC GTCATCAGCTGCAATCTCAGTGAAAGAAAGCAATGGTACATTCATCAGCACGCTGAATCTGCTGCTTTACAAT GACTCATCATACATTCAGCAGCTGACCATTCCTGTAGCAGGACTGACCCTGAAGACACGGGTGTTTGCAGCTGTCAAAGCCACTAACCTGGACAGGAG ATGGAACGTTCTAATGGACTACTGTTACACTACACCCTCTGGGAACCCGAATGATGAGCTTCGCTATGACCTTTTCTTTAG CTGTGATAAGGACCCACAGACCACTGTCCTTGAGAATGGGAAAAGCCAAATGGGTCGCTTTGCCTTTGAAGTATTCCGTTTTGTCAAGCACAAGAATCAGAAGATGTCCACTGTGTTTCTGCACTGTGTTACCAAGCTATGTCGAGCAGATGACTGTCCTATGCTCATGCCa ATCTGTGGCAGCAAGAAAAAGAGAGCTATTTCAGAGGGGAAACAATCAAGCAAGTCACCAGGAAATGCTGTTCTGACTGCGGGGCCCATCATCACTCGAAGTG ATCAAACACCAAGTAATAATTCTCACCTGG CTCTTCTGAATGCTCCAGAGTTTCACATCAACACAGTGACCAGCATACTCATCTCAGGAGTGATCATTCTGAGTGTTATAAGCATTtgcttcttcctcttctccctACTCCCAAAAGGCAGGAGTTCTCCTGTCACTACTGTGTCTGGTGTCCGAAACACGGCCTTCAATTGA